The genomic stretch CATTTCTGATCACGGTGGGAACCGCTATTTGCGGAGGAAGCGCAATTGCCGCGATTGCGCCCATCACCAATCCGGATGAGGAAGAGATGGCGATGTCACTCGGCACCGTATTCATCCTGAACGCAGTGGCATTACTGCTCTTCCCCATGATTGGCCTTGCATTGCACATGAGCCAGGTCCAGTTCGGACTCTGGTCTGCGTTAGCCATTCACGACACAAGTTCTGTCGTGGGTGCCGCCGCCAGGTACGGACCACAAGCATTGCAGATCGGAACAACTGTCAAGCTGGCAAGAGCTCTTTGGATTGTTCCATTGGCCATGCTCACCGCATTCGCGAGGAAGAGCAACGCACGGATTCGGTGGCCCTGGTTTATTCTGCTTTTCTGTCTCGCTGCCGTGGCTAACACATACCTTCCGGAGGCGGACAGGCTCTACCTAATCCTCAATCGCCTTGGGGGTCGTGGATTGACGGTCGTTCTTTTCCTGATTGGAACCGGACTATCGAAAGATACTCTCCGCCGTGTTGGCATCCGGCCATTTCTGCAAGGTATTGGCCTGTGGGCAATCATTGCGATCGCATCACTGCTTGCGATTCGTGCCGGATGGATCACTCTATAAACGACACAAATGATGTTTCTTTGTTCACGGCTACGTCTGGAGCGAAAGAAAATACCTGCTGTACATAAGGCCTATACCTCCATTGCGACGATGGAGACATGGATGACGGCATTTGACTGCGTCCTCAACGCAAGGCGGAGTGTGGCAGGATTCGTACAGATGGCGTCCCGCCGATTCGACTGCCTCTCTTTATGAGCAGGAATCCGAAGAGTGAGGAATTCTAAATGTTCGTTGGCCACTACGGACCAAGCTTTGCCGGCAAGGCACTCAAACAAGCAATTCCTCTGTGGGTACTGTTTGTCGCGGTGCAATTTCTGGACGTCCTCGGTCAATCTTTGTACTTCTCGGTATTGAAAAGGTTCGTATCGTGCCGGGAATCACCAAGTCGAGTCCGCTGGATCTTTACTACATGCCGTATACCCACAGCCTGGACGGAGCTATTCTTTGGTCGCTGGCTGCGGGAATTGTATA from Acidisarcina sp. encodes the following:
- a CDS encoding putative sulfate exporter family transporter: MNPKTVFFIGIILTASGMISPSIALLAGIVYGFAFAHPYHLESRNLSRFLLQAAVVGLGFGMNLHQVVRVGKAGVLYTAISISAAMLLGWLLGRVLHVSRKAAFLITVGTAICGGSAIAAIAPITNPDEEEMAMSLGTVFILNAVALLLFPMIGLALHMSQVQFGLWSALAIHDTSSVVGAAARYGPQALQIGTTVKLARALWIVPLAMLTAFARKSNARIRWPWFILLFCLAAVANTYLPEADRLYLILNRLGGRGLTVVLFLIGTGLSKDTLRRVGIRPFLQGIGLWAIIAIASLLAIRAGWITL